In the Leishmania panamensis strain MHOM/PA/94/PSC-1 chromosome 30 sequence genome, one interval contains:
- a CDS encoding hypothetical protein (TriTrypDB/GeneDB-style sysID: LpmP.30.2890) yields the protein MLPPRVPRLLAVLCLTVALALLCCEKTRAQSSCGSTPLCKPYDRQGPACTRKRRMDLRFFLDTARENNFTVGAQTYHTATYGFCPVVDQLSSFTLTGAPFLTSSYITTDETTGEVTDHLSLNMGPRYLSVYGFGASNSTTNPERDISTGTVLIAVNGSRTTGVTNSVGIVTILSLEIGLQNGLFNYIDAAVASETTATDSNKNSLLCTPNSTASSDSINCVKNAPVPAAEPMRLPAKVGFVPTCNAQDVCVMGDPSVYKCIGNVLGKKNCGVYKSNPTEIRDVQMTVLVSYYGTDSRRNVLTSGGQNPLNFATFVRENAFQAFAHKVTSFFEVNLSDVVGV from the coding sequence ATGCTGCCTCCCCGTGTCCCACGACTGCTTGCCGTCCTCTGTCTGACGGTAGCCCTCgctctgctgtgctgcgaGAAAACCCGAGCGCAATCAAGCTGTGGATCGACTCCGTTGTGTAAACCGTATGATAGGCAGGGCCCTGCATGTACGCGGAAAAGGCGGATGGATCTCCGCTTTTTTCTAGACACGGCCAGGGAGAACAACTTCACGGTGGGTGCCCAGACATACCACACCGCCACCTACGGCTTTTGCCCGGTTGTAGACCAGCTCTCCTCGTTCACGCTAACTGGGGCACCCTTTCTCACCAGCTCCTACATCACCACGGACGAAACGACCGGCGAAGTTACCGACCACCTCTCGTTGAACATGGGACCTCGGTATCTTTCCGTCTACGGCTTCGGTGCCTCGAACAGCACTACCAATCCTGAGAGAGACATCTCTACCGGCACTGTGCTGATCGCCGTGaacggcagccgcaccaccggCGTAACCAACTCCGTGGGCATCGTGACAATTCTGTCTCTGGAGATCGGCCTCCAGAACGGCTTATTCAACTATatcgacgctgccgtggcgtCTGAGACGACCGCTACAGATTCGAACAAAAACTCCTTATTGTGCACCCCCAACAGCACTGCATCCTCTGACAGCATTAACTGTGTTAAGAACGCCCCCGTGCCGGCGGCGGAGCCGATGAGGCTGCCAGCCAAAGTAGGCTTCGTCCCGACGTGCAACGCCCAAGATGTATGTGTTATGGGAGATCCTAGTGTCTATAAGTGTATCGGTAACGTCCTGGGTAAGAAGAACTGCGGCGTTTATAAGAGTAACCCTACTGAAATCCGTGACGTACAGATGACGGTGCTGGTATCGTACTACGGCACAGATTCGCGGCGAAACGTGCTGACAAGTGGTGGCCAAAACCCGCTCAACTTCGCCACCTTTGTCAGAGAAAATGCATTTCAGGCCTTTGCTCACAAGGTCACTTCCTTTTTCGAAGTAAATCTCTCTGAtgttgtgggtgtgtga